One genomic region from Athalia rosae chromosome 3, iyAthRosa1.1, whole genome shotgun sequence encodes:
- the LOC105691811 gene encoding ankyrin repeat domain-containing protein 13C isoform X1, translating into MAETPTEEPYPLHKCVFNGDFKELSYLIKTHDIAEKDKQGNTPLHLAVMLGRKECIHVLLGHGAPIKVKNLAGWSPLAEAISFGDRETISLLVTILKFQVREQMEARRPKLIEALRDMGNFYMELKWDFQSWLPLVSRILPSDICKIHKCGASIRMDTTVVDFNDTRWERGDISFIFNGYKKPSKSLTVLDNKAKVYQRVRYEETEEEIEDEVDVLMSSDIMAVQMSTKGISFSRAQTGWIFREDKTEMVGPFHADFYQINGMVLESRKRREHLSEEDLQKNKAIMESLTKGSFQGFANGGPPLRRPSLNPPPEPHVTWEEYLSAEPGQCPTLGRTPAYKESTKAFKATVAMSPDFPLTVNMLLDVLEVIATFKHFSKLRRFVLMKLPPGFPVKIDIPILPTVTAKITFQEFVFRNDIQPELFQVPSDYVEDPMRGYGAYLTMMMVLHTASCV; encoded by the exons atgGCGGAGACTCCGACCGAAGAACCTTATCCACTTCACAAATGCGTTTTCAACGGGGATTTCAAGGAGCTAAGCTACTTGATAAAAACCCACGATATAGCCGAAAAGGACAAGCAAG GAAATACTCCGTTGCATCTAGCTGTTATGTTAGGAAGAAAAG AATGTATTCATGTACTTCTTGGTCATGGAGCACCGATAAAAGTGAAGAACCTTGCTGGGTGGAGCCCGCTAGCCGAAGCTATCAGTTTTGGGGACAGAGAAACTA tATCATTGCTCGTTACAATACTGAAATTCCAAGTAAGAGAACAAATGGAAGCGAGGAGACCAAAACTTATCGAGGCTTTGAGAGACATGGGAAATTTCTATATGGAACTTAAATGGGATTTTCAGAGCTGGC TTCCTCTTGTGTCGAGAATACTTCCTTCCGACATATGTAAAATTCATAAATGTGGGGCCTCAATCAGAATGGATACAACAGTAGTGGATTTTAACGATACGAGGTGGGAGAGGGGTGATATATCTTTCATCTTCAATGGCTATAAAAAACCAAGCAAATCTCTAACCGTTCTTGATAACAAAGCAAAAGTATATCAGAGAGTGAGATACGAG GAAACAGAAGAGGAGATAGAGGACGAAGTAGACGTTCTAATGTCTAGCGACATTATGGCTGTGCAAATGTCTACCAaaggaatttcattttctcgagCCCAAACTGGCTGGATATTCCGAGAAGACAAAACG GAAATGGTGGGACCTTTCCATGCTGACTTTTATCAAATAAATGGCATGGTACTCGAGAGCAGAAAAAGGCGAGAACATCTGAGCGAGGAAGATCTTCAGAAAAATAAAGCTATAATGGAATCGCTCACCAAGGGTAGTTTCCAAGGCTTTGCCAATGGGGGG CCACCATTGAGGAGACCCTCGTTGAATCCGCCTCCGGAGCCACACGTCACCTGGGAAGAGTATTTGTCGGCAGAGCCTGGACAGTGTCCAACTTTAGGACGAACCCCTGCCTATAAAGAAAGTACCAAAGCATTCAAGGCTACGGTAGCAATGAGCCCAGATTTTCCGCTGACTGTTAATATGCTCCTTGATGTACTGGAAGTCATAGCAACTTTCAAGCACTTTAGCAAACTCAGGCGTTTTGTGCTGATGAAACTGCCTCCTGGATTTCCTGTGAAAATTGATATCCCTATTCTGCCAACGGTCACGGCGAAAATCACGTTCCAGGAATTTGTATTTAGGAATGATATTCAACCGGAACTGTTCCAAGTTCCATCGGACTACGTCGAAGACCCCATGAG GGGCTATGGGGCGTAtttgacgatgatgatggttCTGCACACAGCATCCTGTGTCTGA
- the LOC105691811 gene encoding ankyrin repeat domain-containing protein 13C isoform X2, translating to MAETPTEEPYPLHKCVFNGDFKELSYLIKTHDIAEKDKQGNTPLHLAVMLGRKECIHVLLGHGAPIKVKNLAGWSPLAEAISFGDRETISLLVTILKFQVREQMEARRPKLIEALRDMGNFYMELKWDFQSWLPLVSRILPSDICKIHKCGASIRMDTTVVDFNDTRWERGDISFIFNGYKKPSKSLTVLDNKAKVYQRVRYEETEEEIEDEVDVLMSSDIMAVQMSTKGISFSRAQTGWIFREDKTEMVGPFHADFYQINGMVLESRKRREHLSEEDLQKNKAIMESLTKGSFQGFANGGPPLRRPSLNPPPEPHVTWEEYLSAEPGQCPTLGRTPAYKESTKAFKATVAMSPDFPLTVNMLLDVLEVIATFKHFSKLRRFVLMKLPPGFPVKIDIPILPTVTAKITFQEFVFRNDIQPELFQVPSDYVEDPMRFPDL from the exons atgGCGGAGACTCCGACCGAAGAACCTTATCCACTTCACAAATGCGTTTTCAACGGGGATTTCAAGGAGCTAAGCTACTTGATAAAAACCCACGATATAGCCGAAAAGGACAAGCAAG GAAATACTCCGTTGCATCTAGCTGTTATGTTAGGAAGAAAAG AATGTATTCATGTACTTCTTGGTCATGGAGCACCGATAAAAGTGAAGAACCTTGCTGGGTGGAGCCCGCTAGCCGAAGCTATCAGTTTTGGGGACAGAGAAACTA tATCATTGCTCGTTACAATACTGAAATTCCAAGTAAGAGAACAAATGGAAGCGAGGAGACCAAAACTTATCGAGGCTTTGAGAGACATGGGAAATTTCTATATGGAACTTAAATGGGATTTTCAGAGCTGGC TTCCTCTTGTGTCGAGAATACTTCCTTCCGACATATGTAAAATTCATAAATGTGGGGCCTCAATCAGAATGGATACAACAGTAGTGGATTTTAACGATACGAGGTGGGAGAGGGGTGATATATCTTTCATCTTCAATGGCTATAAAAAACCAAGCAAATCTCTAACCGTTCTTGATAACAAAGCAAAAGTATATCAGAGAGTGAGATACGAG GAAACAGAAGAGGAGATAGAGGACGAAGTAGACGTTCTAATGTCTAGCGACATTATGGCTGTGCAAATGTCTACCAaaggaatttcattttctcgagCCCAAACTGGCTGGATATTCCGAGAAGACAAAACG GAAATGGTGGGACCTTTCCATGCTGACTTTTATCAAATAAATGGCATGGTACTCGAGAGCAGAAAAAGGCGAGAACATCTGAGCGAGGAAGATCTTCAGAAAAATAAAGCTATAATGGAATCGCTCACCAAGGGTAGTTTCCAAGGCTTTGCCAATGGGGGG CCACCATTGAGGAGACCCTCGTTGAATCCGCCTCCGGAGCCACACGTCACCTGGGAAGAGTATTTGTCGGCAGAGCCTGGACAGTGTCCAACTTTAGGACGAACCCCTGCCTATAAAGAAAGTACCAAAGCATTCAAGGCTACGGTAGCAATGAGCCCAGATTTTCCGCTGACTGTTAATATGCTCCTTGATGTACTGGAAGTCATAGCAACTTTCAAGCACTTTAGCAAACTCAGGCGTTTTGTGCTGATGAAACTGCCTCCTGGATTTCCTGTGAAAATTGATATCCCTATTCTGCCAACGGTCACGGCGAAAATCACGTTCCAGGAATTTGTATTTAGGAATGATATTCAACCGGAACTGTTCCAAGTTCCATCGGACTACGTCGAAGACCCCATGAG